From a single Rhizobium lusitanum genomic region:
- a CDS encoding YcaO-like family protein, translating into MPVTASPYSDRTCSAEETFRRIEPCLATHGVTRLGRLTGLDKIGIPVWQAVSPNARSIVINNGKGITDLDAKVSAAMEALERTVAGAPALATVITSRRQLLAEGYHADPLPSLIAKGQTDVADDEQIAWAEGHDLIAGRPAWIPFNAATLDRTIRNPRFWQSSDGLASGNNLTEASLHGLLERIERDAEVLWEISEPKLRMAACIDPASFADPVLDGLIAKITSADLTLRLFDVTSDIGIPVIVALLGPREIAQARRVRYLDVTIGSGAHPSPVRAAIRAVTEAAQSRLTFISGARDDIRPENFTRELPESIRRCFDAVPRAATPSNAALPEGAEGLLQLTIDRLRRAGINSAIAVSLGDPSLPFAVAKLVVPQLENPDGDRKRRFGYRAISKTLQLL; encoded by the coding sequence TTGCCGGTCACCGCCTCTCCTTATTCGGATCGCACATGTTCCGCCGAGGAGACTTTTCGGCGCATCGAGCCCTGCCTCGCGACCCACGGCGTCACCCGCCTCGGCCGCCTGACGGGGCTCGACAAGATCGGCATCCCCGTCTGGCAGGCGGTCAGCCCAAACGCCCGTTCGATCGTCATCAACAATGGCAAGGGCATCACCGATCTCGACGCCAAGGTCTCGGCGGCCATGGAGGCGCTGGAGCGGACCGTCGCCGGCGCACCTGCCCTCGCGACTGTCATCACCAGCCGCCGGCAATTGCTGGCCGAAGGGTATCACGCCGATCCGCTGCCCTCGCTTATCGCCAAGGGGCAGACCGATGTCGCTGATGACGAGCAGATTGCCTGGGCCGAGGGTCATGATCTCATTGCCGGCAGGCCCGCCTGGATCCCTTTCAACGCGGCAACACTCGACCGCACCATCCGCAATCCACGCTTCTGGCAATCCTCCGACGGCCTCGCCTCCGGCAACAATCTTACCGAGGCCAGCCTGCACGGTCTGCTTGAACGTATCGAGCGCGATGCCGAGGTGCTCTGGGAGATTTCCGAGCCGAAACTGCGGATGGCTGCTTGCATCGACCCGGCCTCGTTCGCCGATCCGGTGCTGGATGGGCTGATCGCCAAGATCACGTCCGCGGACCTGACGCTGCGGCTCTTTGATGTCACCAGCGATATCGGCATACCCGTTATCGTCGCCCTTCTCGGCCCCAGGGAAATCGCCCAGGCAAGGCGCGTCCGCTACCTCGATGTCACGATCGGCAGTGGCGCCCATCCCTCGCCGGTGCGGGCGGCGATCCGCGCCGTGACGGAAGCCGCGCAATCGCGCCTAACCTTCATCAGCGGCGCCCGCGACGATATCCGGCCCGAAAATTTTACCCGCGAATTGCCAGAGAGCATCCGCCGTTGCTTCGATGCCGTCCCGAGGGCGGCAACACCATCGAATGCGGCCTTGCCGGAAGGAGCCGAGGGGCTGTTGCAACTGACGATCGACCGTTTGCGGCGGGCGGGCATCAACTCCGCCATCGCGGTTTCGCTCGGCGACCCCTCGCTTCCCTTTGCCGTCGCCAAGCTCGTGGTGCCGCAACTGGAAAATCCGGACGGAGACCGCAAGCGCCGCTTCGGCTATCGCGCCATCTCGAAGACGTTGCAACTGCTATGA